DNA from Candidatus Omnitrophota bacterium:
AATAGGACGTAATATCAGTATTGAAGAATTTATGGAAAAGGAACTTCAATATCAAAAGTCGGCCATCGCTTTTTTTGTCTATCTCGTGAACGGAAAGCGAGTTGATAAGAACACAATTCTAAAGACGGGAAACGACTTGCAGATATTTCATCCTATCGGCGGCGGATGAAATAAGATGGACGAGAGACAAACGCCGCCAGCGGTCGCGTAGACGATTAATGAAGAAAGGGTTATCATCAAAAATGGAATTAAAAAATATAACTGAAA
Protein-coding regions in this window:
- a CDS encoding sulfur carrier protein ThiS, encoding MVKIKVELFGPLNSPHGKKFIKEIGRNISIEEFMEKELQYQKSAIAFFVYLVNGKRVDKNTILKTGNDLQIFHPIGGG